One window from the genome of Mumia sp. ZJ1417 encodes:
- a CDS encoding LysR substrate-binding domain-containing protein, with product MLEVRRLRLLRELSLRGTLAEVAEALHQSPSSVSQQLSQLEREVGVPLLRKAGRRVQLTPAAELLVGHTDAILQRLEQAESEVSALGAEAAGTLRVAVFQSAALAFMPQLLADLAAHHPQLRVTMSQREPEEALYETWVREFDLVIAEQYPGHAAPWHPELDRDPLTTDALRLAVPPTGEPWSAIGSIDDAAEVPWVMEPQGAASRHWALQMCRTAGFEPDVRYETADLQAHVALVETGNAVALLPGLMGVRRSPEVRMVDLPGAPRRTVFTATRASLADTPAVEACRASLHGIMRTLAAEPPAAST from the coding sequence GTGCTCGAGGTACGACGGCTCCGCCTGCTGCGCGAGCTCAGCCTGCGCGGCACGCTGGCCGAGGTCGCCGAGGCCCTGCACCAGAGCCCGTCCTCGGTCTCGCAGCAGCTCTCCCAGCTCGAGCGCGAGGTCGGGGTCCCACTGCTGCGCAAGGCCGGGCGCCGTGTGCAGCTGACGCCGGCCGCCGAGCTGCTCGTCGGTCACACCGACGCGATCCTCCAGCGTCTCGAGCAGGCCGAGTCTGAGGTCAGTGCGCTTGGCGCCGAGGCCGCCGGCACGTTGCGGGTTGCCGTCTTCCAGTCGGCCGCGCTGGCGTTCATGCCCCAGCTTCTCGCCGACCTCGCCGCACACCACCCGCAGCTGCGCGTGACGATGTCGCAGCGCGAGCCCGAGGAGGCCCTGTACGAGACGTGGGTGCGCGAGTTCGATCTGGTGATCGCCGAGCAGTACCCAGGGCACGCCGCGCCGTGGCACCCCGAGCTCGACCGTGACCCGCTGACGACCGACGCGCTCCGACTGGCCGTGCCGCCGACCGGTGAGCCGTGGTCGGCGATCGGGAGCATCGACGACGCGGCCGAGGTTCCGTGGGTGATGGAGCCACAGGGCGCGGCGTCACGGCACTGGGCCCTGCAGATGTGCCGTACGGCCGGGTTTGAGCCCGATGTGCGGTACGAGACGGCCGATCTCCAGGCGCACGTCGCCCTGGTCGAGACCGGCAACGCGGTCGCGCTGCTGCCGGGCCTGATGGGCGTACGGAGGAGCCCCGAGGTGCGCATGGTGGACCTGCCCGGCGCGCCGCGGCGTACGGTGTTCACCGCGACCCGCGCCTCGCTCGCGGACACCCCGGCCGTCGAGGCGTGCCGCGCGTCGCTGCACGGCATCATGCGCACCCTGGCGGCCGAGCCGCCCGCCGCGAGCACGTAG